A portion of the Verrucomicrobiota bacterium genome contains these proteins:
- a CDS encoding PRC-barrel domain-containing protein: MSTFDDLTDQTFPSIFGRKVIDERGDDIGTLDALWTGEDTGKVEFLGVKTGWIFGKTHIVPAHSAELQEDHVRVPYQADFVKDAPSFPAHEELSAAQEDEVYDYYGITREEAEATTGETFPTAGEAGGDAGTLAGTTGTGLRAEREDSVENPVVGRGPAGAREPIGEPTVPGVRSSAMPGDRDISDERGDLIGQPGAGTGSIAETERPSGGPAIAPGMDIAPEAGPSGAGTRDLGVGRVRLRKFWRGERDEVLSEVEREPSADQTRTGRGLEDTGQAGLLEPTGAAGTGTGAGTAGAGSSGLTGAESEAERGRERERLDR; this comes from the coding sequence ATGAGCACGTTTGACGATCTGACAGACCAGACCTTCCCTTCCATCTTCGGGCGCAAGGTCATTGATGAACGCGGTGACGACATCGGCACCCTGGATGCATTGTGGACCGGCGAGGACACGGGAAAAGTTGAGTTTCTGGGAGTGAAAACCGGGTGGATTTTCGGCAAGACTCACATCGTGCCGGCTCACAGCGCCGAACTGCAGGAAGATCATGTCCGCGTGCCGTACCAGGCGGATTTTGTGAAGGATGCGCCCAGTTTCCCGGCGCACGAAGAGCTCTCCGCTGCACAGGAGGACGAAGTATACGATTATTACGGGATCACCAGGGAAGAAGCGGAAGCGACCACCGGCGAGACGTTTCCCACGGCCGGAGAAGCCGGTGGGGACGCGGGAACCCTGGCCGGGACGACGGGAACGGGTTTGCGGGCCGAACGTGAGGACTCGGTTGAAAACCCGGTGGTGGGACGCGGGCCGGCTGGTGCACGGGAACCGATCGGGGAACCCACGGTTCCGGGCGTGCGCAGCTCGGCAATGCCGGGTGACCGGGACATTTCCGATGAACGCGGCGATTTGATCGGGCAACCAGGTGCGGGAACAGGGAGCATCGCGGAAACGGAGCGGCCGTCTGGAGGGCCGGCCATCGCCCCGGGAATGGATATTGCCCCCGAAGCGGGACCGTCAGGGGCAGGGACGCGCGACCTTGGGGTCGGCCGGGTCCGGCTCCGGAAATTCTGGCGCGGTGAGCGCGACGAAGTGTTGAGCGAGGTGGAACGTGAACCCTCCGCCGACCAAACCCGCACCGGGAGAGGTTTGGAGGATACGGGTCAGGCCGGCCTGCTCGAACCCACCGGCGCTGCCGGCACCGGCACGGGCGCAGGGACAGCCGGAGCCGGATCAAGCGGGCTGACCGGGGCGGAATCGGAAGCTGAACGGGGCCGCGAACGCGAACGGCTCGACCGGTAG
- a CDS encoding glycosyltransferase family 2 protein, with protein MVELSVIIPVYNEADSLPQLQEELGRTLAPYAHELIFVDDGSTDRSRERINREPNVRVLAFERNSGQSAAMYAGLMAAHGRILVLIDSDLQNDPADIPRLLAQIDAGADLVCGYRAKRKDTWFKRVQSRIANGVRSRFTGDGVRDTGCTLKAMRAECREALVLFYGMHRFIPALIKGLGYKVVEIPVNHRPRRHGVSKYTFGARAVRATVDMFGVRWLVSRQVRIRFKPAGPGSQAG; from the coding sequence ATGGTTGAGCTGTCCGTGATAATTCCGGTCTACAACGAGGCGGATAGCCTCCCGCAGCTCCAGGAAGAGCTCGGCCGAACGCTTGCCCCTTACGCGCACGAGTTGATCTTCGTGGATGACGGCTCGACTGACCGGAGCCGGGAACGCATCAACCGCGAACCCAACGTGCGCGTGCTGGCGTTTGAACGAAACAGCGGGCAAAGCGCCGCGATGTACGCCGGGCTCATGGCGGCGCACGGGCGCATCCTGGTCCTGATCGACAGCGACCTGCAGAATGATCCGGCGGATATCCCGCGCCTGCTGGCGCAAATTGATGCCGGAGCAGATCTGGTGTGCGGTTACCGTGCCAAACGGAAGGACACGTGGTTCAAGCGGGTGCAAAGCCGGATTGCCAACGGCGTTCGCAGCCGGTTTACCGGTGACGGCGTCCGTGATACCGGGTGCACCCTGAAAGCGATGCGCGCGGAGTGCCGGGAAGCCCTGGTCCTGTTTTACGGCATGCACCGGTTTATTCCGGCCTTGATCAAGGGCCTGGGTTATAAGGTTGTCGAGATCCCGGTCAACCATCGGCCCCGCCGGCATGGCGTGAGCAAATACACCTTCGGTGCTCGCGCCGTGCGTGCCACAGTCGATATGTTCGGGGTACGCTGGCTTGTGAGCCGGCAGGTGCGAATCCGCTTCAAGCCCGCCGGCCCGGGATCGCAAGCGGGATAG